TGGAAAGTCTCTGTTTAGGCTGCACCTCAGCCAATGACAGCAGAGCTGGCTCCcagtacccagcacccagcacccagcacccccAAGGCTCTCAGGTGGCACAGCCTGCATCCAGCCCCTGCTGTAATTCTGAGGAAGCCCTCAGAATTGCATTGGGTGCCTGCCCCTCCCCACTGGTCACTTAGAATCTTTTAGatatcattatatttatatttgtggtTATCGGCCTATGACACATACGCCAGGCCTGAGTTGTTAATTAGTGCACCCTAGGACAGCctgcagataaagaaactgaggcttacaTCTGTTAAGTTACACTGGCAATCCAGAACACTGTAGGGTCCCAAGGATGATGGCTGAGGAGATCCATTTTTCTTCCTGACACAAAGTGTTTGGGTCCAAGTGGCTCTCATCTTTCCTCTGTCCAGTGTCTGGGTCAGATTAAACAAAAACCATGGTGTCGCAGACTAGACATTCTGAAATACTTAGTCACTTCAATATCATTTAAGGGGGAAGGGACAGTGGTGAACCGCTACCGGCAAAGGGCGGAGCCTGGGGAGTCATCTTCATTTCTCCCTTTGCTGTATTCTGCAAGCTCCCTCCTCAGCTTGGCTATCCTGTGGGCCAAACAAAGGGTCACCTGCTGTGGCAGTCCTGTGTCCTACCAGCTGCTTCTCTAGGTCTCAAGACTTACTGGCTCCATCCACCATCCAAGCATTATGGTTCACACCTCTCTTGACTTGTAGGCAGGGGTGGGGTAGTAGTGACTGACCAGGTCAAGAGACCCTCAACTCCTCAGGTGATAGCAGTAAGGGTGGGTTGTTCTCTCCAAGGAAATCTGGGTGTGGGTACAGATTCCAGCACAACAGTCCTCCATAGGCCTTGCAAGGCATCTCGTACCTGACTGGAAAGACCTCACTCACGCCCTCTACTACTGAGACAGAAGGCCCTGGATTTTGTGCTGGGTGTACTTTCTTTCTTGAGTTGTGTGCGGCAgcacacataaaacacatgtaAAAAACAGTGCAcatggggctgaagaaatggcacAAACAgcaaagagcactggctgctcttacagaggacccgggttcgattcctagcatccacatggcagctcacaaatatctgtaactccagtctcaggggatccaacgccctcttctggcttctgtgggcaccaggtatgtagtatacacacacacacaagaaatacacacataaacaacaaatgttttaaaaggacatataaacatattttaaatacatattcagTCCTTAGAGCCACCCAGAGTGTGgttgggtgtgcatgtgtgtatgtgtaacagAATCTGAAGATAGTTAcgtgtacatatgtataaacaGCCATAGACTTGAACAGGCTCTCAGAAAGCAAGACCATTTCCCCTGATCTGAGGGCATCAGCCAGACTTGGGTGCCATCTCTGAACTGTTGGCCTCCATGTTAGTCACACTTCCgtctgctgtaacaaaatacctgaggcttTGACAAAAAAGAATGATTAGAATGTTATCAGGCAGGGCCTCTGGGAGCTGCCATCAGGAAGGCCGGAGCAATAAGCAGAAGACATAGATAGCATAGTGAgaccagaagctggagagagtcAGTGGTTAGGCCTGCTCTCTTCATAACAGCCTATTCTCACAGGACTGAGTCACTCTTCAGCCCAGCATTTACTCTTGGGGACCAGCACTTCCAATGGCTCGCACAGAGCCCTGCCTCTCAGAACATGCACTACCTCTTAATCTAGCTCCCACCCCAGGAACCCCAGGGGACTTTGCAAAGTCTAGAATTTCCAAATGTGCACCCCACCCTCCTgctgcctatctgcctctctctgaCACCCCAGCCTTGCACAGAGCCTGTTAGATGGAATTCTTGACTCTCCTCGCCTCTTGCTCTCCCAGTACCCCACTGAGCAAATGGCACCGCCCACTCCAGACACTGACATCCTcgctttctctttcctcccccatctccattCTGTCCCCTGTCCTGTCCTTTCTGTTCCTGGTGGCATTGTGCGAAGAACCCTGAATCTAGACAAGACAGCTTGGGAGCTGTCCCTCAGTTGTCATACCGAATGGCAGTTTTGATAGTTTGTGCCTGTCAGTTGGGGGATTAAACAAGATGGgtgagctcaggctagcctcccaCGGGCTAGGGCCCCAGTTTAGGATTTGCTCTTTAGGCTGATGTTTGTTTAGCTTTAACTAGGGAAACAATAAAACTTCTAATGCCCAGCTGTGCAAATGTATGAACACctctggagggagagagagaaagaggcaagaGGTTGGACGTGGTGCGTGAACTCCAGGACTTGGAACACTAAGACAGAAGACcacaagttcaagaacagccaggacaaggaggagagaggaagcgGAGCAGggtggagatgggagagaaagaaggcccTTCCTAAGTGACAGGAGGTTGGGTGCCACAAGGGCTGGAGGCTCAGGTAGCACTTAATCCAGTCTAACCTCTGGCAGCCATAaattcggggggtgggggggcgggtaGAGGGGCAGCTGGCATCCAGAATTTGAGGTCAGGAAGATCTTGGGTGAGGTCCAAGGGGGCTAGGGGTCAGAAGTCAGGCAGATCTGGGACCAGGGCTTTACATTTATGGCAGTGGGGTTCTGCCTGACCCATCTGGGGCCTGAAGCTGGGGTCTAGAGTCTCATGTCTGAGGTGGTAGGACTCTGCAATCTAAGCTCCAGGTTATGAGGTTTGGGGGTTCAGGAGTATGGAGTTGGAGATCGAGGGAATCTGAGGTGTAGGATTTTAGACCTGAGGTTGGAGGACAGCGGACCTGGGTGGGGTGTAGGATCTGAGGTTGGAGGTCACAGGCAACTGGAGTCTAGGGCCCTTAAGGCTTAAGGGACTGGGTCTGAGGCCTGACGTCCTGGGTGCCCAGTGGTCTCCTGACGCCTCTCCTCTGTCCCACAGAAAGCACCTTCGCAGACACGCTGACCCCCCTGCGCCTGGGCCAGGCCCGCCTCAGCGCCTGCCCCCCTCCCGGCAGCCACGACGCTGCCAACTTCGACAACAACGAGCTGGAGAACAACCAGGTGGTGGCCAAGCTGGGTCACCTGGCTCTCGGCCGTCCTGATGCCGCTGTCCCGTGTGTGGCCCGCGAACGCGCGAGGCCCGCCTCATCGCCTGCGCTGCTGGATGCCGAGCTGCGCTTCCATGCTACGCGTGGCCCCGATGTGAGCCTGTCCGCCGACCGCAGGCTAGCCTGTGCTCCCCGCCCCGATGGCGGACGCACGCTCGTGTTCTCCGAGCGGCCGCTGCGACCAGGGGAGAGCCTGTGCGTGGAAGTGGGGCGCCCGGGGCTGGCGGCGCCCACGGCTGTGGCCTTCGGCATCACGTCCTGCGACCCTGGCGCGCTGCGGCCATCTGAGCTGCCCGCCGATCCCGCTGCACTGCTGGACCGCAAGGAATACTGGGTGGTGGCGCGCGCCGGACCGGTGCCCAGCGGAGGCGACGCGCTCAGTTTCACGCTGCGACCCGGTGGCGACGTCCTGCTGGCGGTGAACGGGCGCCCCCGGGGACGCCTGCTGTGCGTGGACACCTCGCAGGCGCTCTGGGCCTTCTTCGCTGTGCGCGGCGGTGTGGCGGGCCAACTGCGGCTCCTGGGTGAGTGTGCGCCGGGGTTCCCAACAAGAGCTCCCTGGGGCAGCCAGCTACTGTCAGAGCTCAGCTGGaagatgtttttgtttcctttatcatttatttacttatttttatttactttattttactaggattttttttagaaaatgcaTAATGCATATTAACTGTCAAAGACGAGGGAAATTCACTGACATATTTAGTGCTGAGCTTGGGCAGGGAGAGATGTTCACACTCTGGAATTCTGTAGCTGCGACAAAATGCCATTCTAAGTGCACCAAGTAAAAGTGTAGAGTATCTCAGAAGTCTGGGAGTCTCTTGGATGGGTTCAGGAAAGTTAGATCTAGATAATAAATGCACATCCCCAGGGTAAGCCCCTGCTGGCTCCACTCTTAGTTAGGCCTTGCCACAGAGGCTTCTCCCATGCCAGGCCACCCTCAGTTCTAATGGCAGCAACATGGTGGCCTTGCTTGGGTTATATGCCCTTCCTTGAATCACAGTGGGCTTAAAGAATGGTAGGTTCTTTGGATCTGGCCTGGCATGCCAAGGCTTTTTGAAATAGAAGCTATAACAGAAATAaactatacatatattatattatatactatataaatcaCACACAATATAGTATACTATATTATATCTTATAATATAATGGCACTATAGCCATATCACTGCGAAGGCACCAAAATAAGGAATGGAGGTTGAGCAGGCAAAACACAGACATCACACTGACAGAACCCCGGACAGTCACCTCCTTCATTACTAGACAGGAGGGGTGCAGAGAGATGAAAAGCAGGGACTAGCATGTGCCTCTCTCATACCCTAATAGAGTCTGTTTGACTCCCAGGTACCCTACAGTCCAGTCCTGAGACCACAACACCATCAGGGTCCTTCAGCGGCTCCCAGGATGACAGCGATTCAGACATGACCTTCGGCATCAACCAGTCGTCCTCAGCATCAGAATCGTCTCTGGGTAAGGAAACACAGATCCCCGAGGGGTGGGGCTTCCTCATGGCATGGGTCCTTTGGCTGTGCCATGGCCTTGGCCTTTGCTGTTTCTCTCTGCTGTGCTCAGAGGGAGCATGAACAGGCTGCTGACAAAAGCAGTGTACCTTTGTGCTTTGTGGGACAACACTATCAAAAATGGGTAAAActcaaaacataaacaaagacGGGACCTGTGCCCATTGTCACCACGGGAACAGTACATTTGGAGTCCTTCTGAGAGCCACGCCATTAATGAAACCCTATCTCCCTTCCGGCAGTGACAGCCCCCAGCTCCCCACTGAGTCCCCCGGTGTCCCCAGCCTTCTCTGCACCGGAGCCGGCAGGCAGCAGGAATGGAGAGTGCACAGTGTGCTTTGACAGCGAGGTGGACACAGTCATCTACACGTGTGGACACATGTGCCTGTGCCACAGCTGCGGCCTGCGGCTCCGAAGACAGGCACGGGCCTGCTGTCCCATCTGCCGGCGGCCCATCAAGGATGTTATCAAGATCTATAGGCCGTAGCCGTGCAACTGGCTCGGCCAAGGCAAGGTCACCTTTCTGAAGCCCCTGCTAGGTGGGCGACACCATGGCTATCAGGGAGCCTGGGGTCAGGAGCCATCTCTCATCTGCCACTCCGCAGTGATGAGCAAGGCAGGACAGGTGTGGAGATGAGGCCCCCGGGGCCAGAGCCTGGGCAAGCATTTGTTGCTTCTGGCTCAAACACTTGTTGCCCCCAGAAGCCTGTCCCAAGATTCAGCTCAGGAACTGCCTGGCAGATCACCTGCCTCTTGGTGACCTTCAGCTGGGAAAGGGTACCCTCTGTCTGTGCAATGCTTCTTTGGGGTTGGGTTGAGTGTGTCTAtcggggttggggggtgggggtagagagCACAGAGAATACGTGTGAGAGAATTCGTGAGCGTTTTATGCAGGGATCCGTCTCCTGGAGGGTATTTAACACTAAGGAATGTGCAATCCGGGCCCAAATGTTAATGTGATGGTTGTCCACTTTCTGGGGAACTGGTTTTCTGCAATGAGCTAGCTTTGAACACATGAGGCCCGAACCTACGCAGAGCACCCTCAACGGCACTCAGATTTTCTAAGGGAAAGCAAAAATAACTCACTGTTTACAGCTCCAGGGAGCAGCTCTTGCTGAGGGGAGAAGGTGGGCGGAGAACATCAGAGAACAGGTGGTTTGTGCTTCTTACACAGACTAGGAGTGGCCTTTCCACGGCAGCTGAGGACAGAGGCCCAAGCTCTAGCATCTAGTTTCCTTCATCCCCAGCCAGTAGAACAGTAAACACCTCAGCCCTGTCCCTACATGCTCTGGAGTTTTGTGATGTCCCTCCTGTTCTCTGGGACAACTCCGTATCTCCCACGGTAGTATTGAGAGCTGTGGGCATGCCCCAGTGACCAGCTGGCAGAAGCTAGAAGACCCAGACCCCCTACCTGGTCCTTGTCCTGACCCTCTCATTTTCCTGTTGATTATTATGGTGTGAACTACACTGGTTAGCTACGCATGAGAAGCAGACGGAAAATGCTCCCCACTCCTGGGCCTGTATACTGGTGTTTGCCAGGCCCCTGGCCCTGGCACCCTCTCACCGGGTCAGACTTGTTTCTGTAGGCTTCCGGACCTAGCCATTGCTGATGTTCTGGCCATGCGTTCCACTCCTCCCTTCTTGATAGCCATGGGTTGTACTGGATGTATGTCCACCTACCCTGAACTGTACCTTTAGTGGGGTTCCTAGGCCTCTCTCTTCTGTGTTCCTACTTGGAAGCCTGGTGCCAGGGCACAGGCAAGACCCACTTGGGTTTTCTGAGAGAAAGCTTGAGACACCTTGCCAGGAGCAACTGTTTTTCTCACAGCTcccagaagagggaaagagaaacatcCAGGCCATGTGGTGTCACAGAACAGGCTTTGACAAGGAGCCATGGACCACCTGAGAGCAGCCCAACCCCTACTCAGTGCCCCTGCTGGCTGGAGGCCTTGGGCCTGCCATGCTTATCTGTCTGAGAGTGGATCTGGCCCGTTCAcagtttccttcttcctttcccagcaaGAGCCTCTGAGAGCTCACTCTTCCTTGGGGACTTCAGGGCATTTGTCCACAATTCCTTTAgggtgaatttttaaaattttttttttaagttttttttttttcttttagttttttggtttgtcattgttttagttttcctggaatttactctgtagaccaggctggcctcaaactcagagagatctgcctgtctctgcctccccagtgctgggactgaggtgtgtgcaccaccactaccccgGTGTAGCTGAATCCTTTAAGGAGCTACAGTAACCCTTGTTTGCCTCAGTGAGAGCCTGAGAATCAGGTGCTTTGGGTACACATCTCAATATACACAGCCAAGCTTTTAGCTTCTACATGTGCTGGGCATGGGCGGAGCCTCCTCGTCACCGGTGATGATGACCGGGTTTCCAGGCAGCCATGGCCGTGTCTGAATATAGTCTAACTGCCACAGTTTCAGTGAACAGGGAGCAAGCTGTCCTTTGCCTCTTGCCCTCCCAGCAGGGGTCACCCACAGCCACCACCAGGACATCAGCAGCTGAGGTCCTAGATGCAGGGGTGGACCAGGCAGGCTCTGGTGACCTGTTACCAGGGCAGAGAGGAACCACAGGCCTGTTTAACCTGCTCTGCAGCGGCTATAAATAGCTGCCTTGTTTCCCACAGAGCAAAGTCGGGGTATTTTCCTGTGATCTGAAAGATGGAGTCAGGCCCTAGgggcaatgtgtgtgtgtttcatctcgACAAGGGACAGGAGGGAAAAGAAGCCAGTGTCTTTCATACCATTCACATGCCTGAGCACTGAGTTAAAGAGACACCTTTTGTACAGGACCCTGTGTATAGGTGTTAGTGCCACATTGAGTCCTATCTGAGACTTGAATGGTTAGAAGGCTCACCATCTTATGGACAACGGAAAAAGCCACACCCACCTTAGTTGCAGGATGCTGGGATGCAGCTTCCAAGTCAAAGATGATCAGCTCAGGACACAGGTACCTGGGGTCTATGAAATACAGCATTGTCCTCGTTTGGCAAGTGAGCTCTGAGATCCTGTGAGACTCTTAAGGATCACAAAACAGGAAGTGGTAGGGCTGGGATTCCAGTCCCGGCATCTAGCCTGCCCTACTTCTCAGGAAGCTCAATACTGCGTGAGTCTTCTTTCATGAGACTCACCTGGAAAGCCTGGTGCCCACACCCTTGAGGGGACAGATGTCCCCCAAGGCTTACGTACTCACTGCCCGTCTGCACTGGGGTATCATGTGGGGCTGCTTTGGAGAGGGACTTTAGGCCACCCCTTTCTGGGACCTTGTGGCCACTTCCTTCTTGGGCAGCACCCCATCCTGTTTTTCAGGCTCACTGCCTATTTGTGCCCTGTGAACCTCAAAAGCCAAGAGTAGGATGGGGAGGCCAAATGTCCCCATTCATGGGAGCCATATCCCTTTCCACTGGAACTTTCTGGAAAATAGTTGTTTCCCAGGCTAATCAGGCTCCTCCTCTTACTGGGGCTGACCCTCTTGGGCAGCTTTCCTGCACAGGCTGCAACACACGTTTTCACTTGTTCAACTCCCACTCACCAGCGTGGCTCGTGGTCAGGACGCAAGGTTGAAGACTGGAACAAAAGGCAAGGCCTGTGGGCAGCTCTCGGcaagaggccagaggccagatcATAAACTTGATTTGATCACTCTGGAGTTGGGGCTTAGGCTAGCACGTAGTAGGTACTCAGTAAAAGATTGCAGTTCAGACCAGGAGCCAGGTTAGAAGTGGCCAGGGGGTTGATAAATTAGCATCCCGTATATATGGACAtagtcattcaacaaacatttgctGAGTGCCTCAGCTGCTGTAAGAGGAAACAGAGAGCAAACACCCAGATCGAACACCCAGCCCTGGGCAAGACGGGGTAGAGCATGTGGGCTTTCTTGGCCATTCTGTTGCCTTGGATCCATCTAGTTAGATACCCACGAAGCCTCCCACACCCACATTAGGGGTATTCTTTGTGGTGAGTAAGCTCTTGCTAAACAATCAAGACACCACCAGTTAATGGCCACCTACAGGGAGTCTCTGGGGAGATAACTCCCTGTTATTTCCAGGCACTGGGGGTAGGGGAACAAGAGCCCTGAACTCCAGCTGCTAATGACATTGTGCAGCCTTGAAGGATAGGAAATGGTAGCTGCTCACTGCTCTGTCCATCCTGCCCTGGCTGGGGACACGGCTCAGGACCGCTCCACCTCCCagcatttcttaatattttagcGTCTCATTGTTTCACCCAAGTCCCTAATGGAACTACCCATATGACAATCTGTCTGTGCCttatggaagtgtgtgtgtgtgtgtgtgtgtgtgtgtgtgtgtgtgtgtgtgctttttatcCTTTAAAATGCAACCCTTCAACGTGGACAAGAAGCTAGCAGATGCAGTTGGGCTCCAGATGCCAGCGAGGAGTCCCTGAGACCCTCTTGCAGTTTGCGGTTGGACTGATGGTGTTCATCCCCCCAACCCGTCCCCACTACCTGTGTACAGACCCTTTGAAACATGTCTGTCCTTTCTGATTCAATACTGTGACTCTCTGATACCGTCTAGTCTTTGGGGAACTGTACTAAAAGCCTGAGAGCTTGGGGAGTGAGCGGGAAGGGTTTGCGCTGGtctttgtgtgttgtgtgttctgatatttgtctgtttttatctgttttatattaacataaatttcctgtttgaaaacaaatacaactttggcttgatacaaaaaaaaaagtctcatcagaattcatttttaaaaatcatactgaATGTCATGttggtggggaggaggggaacTTTAAATCCTAGTAGCCTTTAAACAGGTGACATGTGTCTGCAGAGTCTTGTATAATGGCCACAGTGTGATGACTACTATATGATAGTCACTGTCTGATTGTCATTGGGATGACCACTGTGCTATGAAAACAATGTGATGGCCATTATGTGATACCCACTATGTGATGGTCAACTGTATTATAGTCACTGTATGATCCCATCATGTGATAGTCACTGTGTGATGGCCACTGTGTGATGGCCACTGTGTGGTGGTCACTGTGTGGTGGTCACTGTGTGATAGTCACTGTGTGATGGCCACTGTGTGATGGCCACTGTGTTATGGTCACTGTGTGATGGTCACTGTGTAGTGGTCACTGTGTGATGGCCACTGTGTGGTGGTCACTGTGTGATGGTCACTGTGTGATGGCCACCATGTGATGGCCACTGTGTGGTGGTCACTGTGTGATGGTCACTGTGTGGTAGTCACTGTGTTATGGCCACCATGTGATGGCCACTGTGTGATGGTCACTGTGTTATGGCCACTGTGTGATGATCTCTGTGATAGCCACTGTGTAATGGCCACTGTGTGATAGTCAATGTGTGATGGTGACTATGTTATGAAATCCATGTGCTGTCCATGGTATAATGGCCATTTTTATGGTCACTGTGTGATGGCCACTGTATTAAGGCCAGTGTCTAATGGTCATATCGTGGTAGCCACTGTGACGGCCACTGTCTCATGAACACTATGTGATAGCCACTGTCTCATGAACATTATGGCCACTCTTGTGAACAGTGTGATGACCACTTGTTTTTCATCACATCACCCCATATCTACAAAAATATTGCAAAGGAATCCTCTCTTTACAGGTGAGCACTGACAGTGGTGATGTTGGCAACAGCATCAGTTAGTGTGGCAGGAAACCAAGACCCAGAAGTGTGCAGCACTTAAAGCAACACGGGGTGCTGCCTTAACTTTGTAAGTAACAAGGTTcccaaggcaggaagaacagaaCGTAAGAGAGGAATAGCACAGCCATCTCCACTGAGAAGACTGTTCTGCATCCTGCCTCACTCCCCTGTgtgtcctctctccctttccaggCAAGTTCTCAAAACtgcccatctccccagcctgcatCTTGCCTTCCATCATCTATCCCTAAGTGGACCAACCTGTATGATGTTCCTTCCTGAACCAATCCCTAAGACCGAGGCAATGTGGATCTTGATTGGCCAGCCCCGGGATGTGTATTAGCCTTTTCCTGGGTCCTGAAGACTGTTAAGTGGGTATTGCCTTTTCTCAGGAATATTGGAATAGTGAAGGAGTGTCTAGACAGACAACCTGATGGATGCTTGGACGTGCTCTGGGCACCAGTGTCCAGCACTCACAAATGGGCAAGAAATGATAGGTGTTCATAACAGAAACATAGTATTAATGTTAACAAGACATGGACACAGAAGCAGTTCAAGTTCCACATTATCCAGGGGAAGACAGGGTACAAAACCACATCATGAACTGGGGAATGGTGctggatgcctttaatcccagcactaagaggcagagagaggtgaatctctgagtttgatgccagcctggtctacagagtgagttccaggataaccagggctacacagagaaatcctgtctcaaaaaccccacACACATGGTCTGACCTGACGGGTGTGGTGGCTCGGCACTGCTGACTGTACATCACAGCAAGCACAGAAAACCAGCCAGAGTGGGCTGCACTGAGCAGTGGCTGTGTGGTGACTGCCTGCAGTTCCTACCTGTTCTGTAGCAAGCAGGTACGACTGGCTGTCCATTTCAACTTCGGGTTAGAGTTAAAAGTGCCTCCCAGTTCTGCAAAACCTCCAAAGAGCAGCTGGCCCTAGCTGGAATTTATCAGAATGCCCAGGCAGCCAATATGTGAGTTTCAGATTCGCATTCGTTTGTGGTGAGATAAGGCCAGGCTGACTGGCTGGCTTTGACTTCCTGTAGTCCAGAGTTTAGGGCCCAGATGACTGTGGTGGGCTTGCAGCAGCACAGGGATGAACTAGGGAAGGTGAGGGAAGTGTCCAGGcctgctctccccaccccatcaGGACATCCCAGCTGGACCACTGCAGAAGGAACGAGGGGCAAGAGAAGTGCACCAGCCACAGAACCCACGGAACCCGCAGCATCACAGGATCTCCACGGGCCTCTGCAGGCTCTCCTCTACAGAGGAAGAGACAAGGACTCTCCAGAGAAGTACAGGTTGTCAAACAAAACCCTCGACAGCTGGGTTTGCTCTCAGAACTCagactcctccctccctccctctctcccttcctcccatgACACCATCTTTTTCTTTGAGGCTAGGGAACATTTTCATGAATACCCATTCTAATAAGCAGgattcttaaaattttctttttaagatttatttttatttattttatgtatatgagtacaccgtcgctgtcttcagatacaccagtagagagcatctgatcccattacagatggttgtgagccaccatgtggttgctgggaattgaactcaggactctggaagagcagtcagtgctcttaattgctgagccaactctccagctcaggatttttttttattaaagaaaaattattaaactgGCTTCTTTGGACCTGGACTGTATTGTGAGATCTTATAAAattaatggatgaataaatagatagatagatacatagatacatagatacatagatagatacatagatagatagatacatacatacatacatacatacatacatacatacatacatacatagatacatagatagatgagagaggaagggagaaaggaagggaaagagagaaaaggaaaggccaacttaaggaagggagggaaaccTTATTGACTTAACACACCGAACCTGCCAATTCTAGCTCCTTCAGGAGTAGCTGAACCCAGCTGTTCATCatacatctgtctctgcttcttttctgctttcttctatgTTAGCGTCATGCTAGGCAGGTTTGCCCGTAGCATAAAGGTGGTGCCAGTGCCACTAACGTGTCATACCAACTTAGTAACTGTGGTAGAAATCTGCCCCGTTGTAgggacaaaatacccaacaaaagcatCCTAGGGAAAGaatggtttattttagctcatggttctAGGGATGAAGAGGATATACCCGCAGTAGTGAGAGAGGGTTGGTCGTGGtactcagtcaggaagcagagagcagtggaTGCTGGCACTCGGCTTGCTCTCTCGTTTTCTATTCCATCTGGCAGTGGGTCTTCCTATCTCAATGAACCTTGTCTCCTTAAGTGATTTTACATCCTCTCAAGCGGAAAGTCAATATTAATCACAAGTCCATCCTTTGCCAACTTCACACCCAAACAGCACTTTTAAGCCCCAGTCTGTATCCCCATTGTGCCTATACGCTCACGGACGACATACATTCTGTAAAACCTCAAAAGTCGCTATAGCATTTAATGGTGCAACACGTTTTGAAACCCAAGGCTCATTTGAGACTCAAGGTAATCACTTCACTATGAgctcctataaaaataaaatataatttaaaaaaaaccaaacttacaTTCTTCCATTACACAATGGAGCAGAACAAGCATTCCCTTTTCAAAGGGGGAAACTGGAACAGAGCAAAGAATGACTGGACCCAAGCAAGAGCAAAACCCGGAGGGGCAAACACCACACCCCGAAGCTCCTCCTGTCATCCAGAGCTCATGACAGAAACGTGTGTGCCCATGGGGTTGCACACACCCACTCTTCCAGCCTTGCTCCTTGCACACAACCTCCCTCTTGAGCTGCCTCTCTACTCCGTGCCTCCATCTTTCTATGATTCTAGTCTCTCCAAAATCTCCACTGTAGCTTGGGCTTTACCTCCACGGTTTCATGCAATGGTTTCTTGGGGTCTCTTTGCAGGGACTCCGACCCTGACACCCACTATCTGCTCCCAGCAGCTCTCTGGAACCACAGTACAAGACTCCGTGACCTCTCAATCTTAAATCTTCCATGTGTGTGAAACCAGTACCATGTAGACGATGCTACCAAACTCTGACACCAGCTGGGGATGGagcttgccccacccccacccctttgtaGCACAACTGCACACACAACTGCAT
The nucleotide sequence above comes from Arvicanthis niloticus isolate mArvNil1 chromosome 6, mArvNil1.pat.X, whole genome shotgun sequence. Encoded proteins:
- the Neurl1b gene encoding E3 ubiquitin-protein ligase NEURL1B isoform X2, whose protein sequence is MGNTVHRTLPDSSPPARLLATRPCYGPGPERRAVLGEAPRFHAQAKGKNVRLDGHSRRATRRNSFCNGVTFTQRPIRLYEQVRLRLVAVRPGWSGALRFGFTAHDPSLMSAQDIPKYACPDLVTRPGYWAKALPENLALRDTVLAYWADRHGRVFYSVNDGEPVLFHCGVAVGGPLWALIDVYGITDEVQLLESTFADTLTPLRLGQARLSACPPPGSHDAANFDNNELENNQVVAKLGHLALGRPDAAVPCVARERARPASSPALLDAELRFHATRGPDVSLSADRRLACAPRPDGGRTLVFSERPLRPGESLCVEVGRPGLAAPTAVAFGITSCDPGALRPSELPADPAALLDRKEYWVVARAGPVPSGGDALSFTLRPGGDVLLAVNGRPRGRLLCVDTSQALWAFFAVRGGVAGQLRLLGTLQSSPETTTPSGSFSGSQDDSDSDMTFGINQSSSASESSLVTAPSSPLSPPVSPAFSAPEPAGSRNGECTVCFDSEVDTVIYTCGHMCLCHSCGLRLRRQARACCPICRRPIKDVIKIYRP
- the Neurl1b gene encoding E3 ubiquitin-protein ligase NEURL1B isoform X3, whose product is MWWRPEEGVRSPGTGITDSYESPCGCWELNWVLCENKSTFADTLTPLRLGQARLSACPPPGSHDAANFDNNELENNQVVAKLGHLALGRPDAAVPCVARERARPASSPALLDAELRFHATRGPDVSLSADRRLACAPRPDGGRTLVFSERPLRPGESLCVEVGRPGLAAPTAVAFGITSCDPGALRPSELPADPAALLDRKEYWVVARAGPVPSGGDALSFTLRPGGDVLLAVNGRPRGRLLCVDTSQALWAFFAVRGGVAGQLRLLGTLQSSPETTTPSGSFSGSQDDSDSDMTFGINQSSSASESSLVTAPSSPLSPPVSPAFSAPEPAGSRNGECTVCFDSEVDTVIYTCGHMCLCHSCGLRLRRQARACCPICRRPIKDVIKIYRP
- the Neurl1b gene encoding E3 ubiquitin-protein ligase NEURL1B isoform X1 → MQRDYTQRTCTQRPQWGCETLSLRRELKSESCLQLPDSSPPARLLATRPCYGPGPERRAVLGEAPRFHAQAKGKNVRLDGHSRRATRRNSFCNGVTFTQRPIRLYEQVRLRLVAVRPGWSGALRFGFTAHDPSLMSAQDIPKYACPDLVTRPGYWAKALPENLALRDTVLAYWADRHGRVFYSVNDGEPVLFHCGVAVGGPLWALIDVYGITDEVQLLESTFADTLTPLRLGQARLSACPPPGSHDAANFDNNELENNQVVAKLGHLALGRPDAAVPCVARERARPASSPALLDAELRFHATRGPDVSLSADRRLACAPRPDGGRTLVFSERPLRPGESLCVEVGRPGLAAPTAVAFGITSCDPGALRPSELPADPAALLDRKEYWVVARAGPVPSGGDALSFTLRPGGDVLLAVNGRPRGRLLCVDTSQALWAFFAVRGGVAGQLRLLGTLQSSPETTTPSGSFSGSQDDSDSDMTFGINQSSSASESSLVTAPSSPLSPPVSPAFSAPEPAGSRNGECTVCFDSEVDTVIYTCGHMCLCHSCGLRLRRQARACCPICRRPIKDVIKIYRP